Proteins co-encoded in one Puntigrus tetrazona isolate hp1 chromosome 20, ASM1883169v1, whole genome shotgun sequence genomic window:
- the LOC122324568 gene encoding E-selectin-like isoform X2, producing the protein MTMGIFNKVPLKFLAAIVLISSVLNLWRGTEGWSYHSSKTTMNWESARRWCRQYYTDMVAIQNKKEIDHLNDALPKVHGYYWIGIRKINGSWTWVGTNKTLTKEAENWAYKEPNNGGNNEDCVEIYIKREKDEGKWNDESCLKKKTALCYTASCKDNYCVRGQGECVETINSHYCSCFAGFNGTRCEHVIKCKPEDVTPPDHASVKCTHPYGNYSYDSKCEYSCEEGYELKGSSTRSCTSTTEWSGIPSTCELVQCPELIKPQKGHMQCQHPTGQFRYQSTCVFMCEEGYTLRDCSSSTLSCGAKGSWNDSQPTCEIIKCKPEDVTPPDHASVKCTHPYGNFSYDSKCEYSCEEGYELKGSSTRSCTSTTEWSGIPSTCELVQCPELIKPQKGHMQCQHPMGQFRYQSTCVFMCEEGYTLRDSSSSTLSCGAKGSWNDSQPTCEIIKCKPEDVTPPDHASVKCTHPYGNFSYNSKCEYSCEEGYELKGSSTRSCTSTTKWSGKPPTCELIHCPALESPVNGELSCTSSFNYGSKCSFSCTEGFNLQGASEISCTKAAKWGQEPPHCEAVLCPQLSEPINGHMNCSSEEPTFGTFCLFSCQEGHQLEDHSKKRVICNHNGSWSGEVAVCQAHPDPTALLQTTEVALGVSVATCASGLGVLLWILKRLRRKGKNFELNSTMDFDDPPQFYKNSVDSLI; encoded by the exons ATGACAATG GGCATCTTCAACAAAGTACCATTGAAATTTTTAGCTGCCATTGTTCTTATTTCTTCAG TGTTAAACTTATGGAGAGGCACTGAAGGCTGGTCATACCATTCTTCAAAAACCACTATGAACTGGGAATCTGCCAGACGCTGGTGCAGGCAGTATTACACCGACATGGTAGCCATCCAGAATAAAAAAGAGATTGACCACCTCAATGATGCTTTACCAAAAGTTCATGGATATTACTGGATTGGCATTCGTAAAATTAATGGCTCTTGGACCTGGGTGGGAACTAATAAGACACTTACAAAGGAAGCTGAAAACTGGGCATATAAAGAGCCCAATAATGGAGGGAATAATGAAGACTGTGTggaaatatacattaaaaggGAGAAAGATGAAGGAAAATGGAATGATGAGTCCTGCTTAAAGAAGAAGACTGCACTGTGCTACACAG CATCCTGTAAAGACAACTACTGTGTCAGGGGTCAAGGAGAGTGTGTCGAAACCATAAACAGCCATTACTGCTCATGCTTTGCGGGTTTCAATGGAACGCGATGTGAACACG taataaaatgcaaaccaGAGGACGTTACCCCACCAGATCATGCTAGCGTCAAGTGCACTCATCCTTATGGAAACTACTCATATGACTCTAAGTGTGAATATTCATGCGAAGAAGGTTATGAACTAAAGGGCTCCAGTACAAGAAGTTGCACTTCTACCACAGAGTGGTCGGGAATACCATCAACCTGTGAAT TGGTTCAATGTCCAGAGTTGATCAAACCACAGAAAGGCCATATGCAGTGCCAGCATCCCACGGGACAGTTCAGATACCAATCCacctgtgtgtttatgtgtgaagAAGGATACACACTGCGAGACTGCAGCTCTTCAACACTGTCCTGTGGGGCAAAGGGAAGCTGGAATGATTCACAACCCACTTGTGAAA taataaaatgcaaaccaGAGGACGTTACCCCACCAGATCATGCTAGCGTCAAGTGCACTCATCCTTATGGCAACTTCTCATATGACTCTAAGTGTGAATATTCATGTGAAGAAGGTTATGAACTAAAGGGCTCCAGTACAAGAAGTTGCACTTCTACCACAGAGTGGTCGGGAATACCATCAACCTGTGAAC TGGTTCAATGTCCAGAGTTGATCAAACCACAGAAAGGCCATATGCAGTGTCAGCATCCCATGGGCCAGTTCAGATACCAATCCacctgtgtgtttatgtgtgaagAAGGATACACACTGCGAGACTCCAGCTCCTCAACACTGTCCTGTGGGGCAAAGGGAAGCTGGAATGATTCACAACCCACTTGTGAAA taataaaatgcaaaccaGAAGACGTTACCCCACCAGATCATGCTAGCGTCAAGTGCACTCATCCTTATGGAAACTTCTCATATAACTCTAAGTGTGAATATTCATGTGAAGAAGGTTATGAACTAAAGGGTTCCAGTACAAGAAGTTGCACTTCTACCACTAAATGGTCAGGCAAACCACCAACCTGTGAAC TTATTCACTGCCCAGCCCTTGAAAGTCCTGTCAACGGAGAACTGAGCTGCACATCCAGCTTTAATTATGGGAGCAAATGCAGCTTCAGTTGTACTGAAGGATTCAACCTCCAGGGAGCTTCAGAGATCAGCTGTACAAAAGCAGCAAAATGGGGTCAGGAACCACCTCACTGTGAAG CAGTGCTCTGCCCACAACTTTCTGAGCCAATCAACGGGCATATGAACTGCTCATCTGAAGAACCTACCTTTGGCACCTTTTGCTTGTTCAGTTGCCAGGAAGGGCACCAACTTGAAGACCACAGTAAGAAGAGAGTGATATGCAACCACAATGGGAGCTGGTCAGGGGAAGTCGCAGTGTGTCAAG CTCATCCTGATCCCACTGCATTGCTGCAAACAACAGAGGTGGCTCTTGGTGTTTCAGTTGCTACCTGCGCCTCTGGTCTAGGCGTACTCCTCTGGATATTGAAAAGACTGAGGAGAAAAG GTAAAAATTTTGAACTGAACAG tacCATGGATTTTGACGATCCTCCACAGTTTTATAAGAACAGTGTTGACAGTCTCATATAG
- the zp3a.1 gene encoding zona pellucida sperm-binding protein 3a.1, which produces MGLGQGVLVLLVLITFDHVYCAAQKAWGFQPWVLTHDESKKNDSQLRETWKPIQAPYGVQPQRPQLAPLTPNLAASSIQSKQELQVPVKELSWKFPKVPEEPVQPASNFELQQPKPSNSVAVQCWENGVHVEVKQDFFGTGQLLEPSLFSLGGCSVVDVDVAARVLVFQSALQECGGQLVVTEEELVYIYTLDYRPAELQNIPIVRSRGASIGIECHYPRRQNVSSNELKPSWIPYQSTKVAEDILVFSLKIMTDDWTLERASNVFFLSDIINIQASVKQYNHVPLRVFVDNCVATTVPDVNSTPKYSFIENHGCFTDAKYTGSVSRFLPRVQDDKLQFQLETFRFQQESSGFVYITCLLKASAASSQDDEDNKCCSFTANGWVCSEGSDHVCGCCDTSCGTKTDDVFPKVPGLHWEGNVQVGPLHIQDSQHAKNV; this is translated from the exons ATGGGACTTGGGCAAGGTGTTCTTGTGCTTTTAGTGTTGATCACGTTTGATCATGTGTATTGTGCCGCACAAAAGGCTTGGGGGTTTCAGCCCTGGGTTCTGACGCATGACgaatctaaaaaaaatgattctcaGCTTAGGGAGACGTGGAAACCGATCCAAGCTCCATATGGGGTTCAGCCTCAGAGGCCTCAGCTGGCACCGCTTACTCCAAATCTTGCAGCTTCTAGTATTCAGTCCAAACAAGAATTGCAGGTCCCTGTCAAGGAGCTGAGCTGGAAGTTCCCGAAAGTCCCAGAAGAGCCAGTACAGCCGGCTTCTAACTTTGAGTTGCAGCAGCCTAAACCTTCAAACAGTGTAGCGGTCCAGTGTTGGGAAAATGGGGTGCATGTGGAAGTGAAGCAGGACTTCTTTGGCACCGGCCAGCTGCTTGAgccctctctcttttctcttggGGGCTGCAGTGTAGTGGATGTGGATGTAGCTGCCAGAGTCCTGGTCTTTCAATCAGCACTTCAGGAGTGTGGCGGTCAGCTTGTG GTGACTGAAGAGGAGCTTGTCTATATTTATACCCTTGATTATAGACCAGCGGAGTTACAGAACATTCCTATTGTAAGGTCCAGGGGAGCTTCAATTGGTATTGAATGCCACTACCCCAG GAGACAGAATGTGAGCAGTAATGAACTGAAACCATCTTGGATCCCATATCAGTCCACCAAGGTTGCAGAGGATATTCTGGTCTTTTCACTGAAGATTATGACTG ATGATTGGACGTTAGAAAGGGCTTCAAATGTCTTCTTCCTGAGTGACATCATAAATATTCAGGCATCTGTAAAGCAGTACAACCATGTCCCCCTTCGAGTATTTGTGGACAACTGTGTTGCCACTACAGTTCCTGACGTGAACTCCACTCCAAAGTATTCTTTCATTGAAAATCATGG CTGCTTCACTGACGCGAAGTATACAGGCTCTGTGTCCAGATTTCTGCCTCGAGTGCAAGATGACAAGCTCCAGTTTCAGTTGGAAACTTTCAGGTTCCAGCAAGAAAGCAGTGGTTTT GTTTATATCACCTGTCTTCTAAAAGCAAGTGCTGCTTCATCCCAAGATGATGAAGATAATAAGTGTTGTTCTTTTACAGCAAATGG atggGTTTGTTCAGAAGGAAGTGATCACGTGTGTGGCTGCTGCGACACAAGCTGTGGCACGAAGACCGATGATGTGTTCCCCAAAGTTCCAG GTTTGCACTGGGAGGGAAATGTCCAAGTTGGTCCTCTCCACATCCAGGACAGCcaacatgcaaaaaatgtttaa
- the LOC122324568 gene encoding E-selectin-like isoform X3, translating to MTMGIFNKVPLKFLAAIVLISSVLNLWRGTEGWSYHSSKTTMNWESARRWCRQYYTDMVAIQNKKEIDHLNDALPKVHGYYWIGIRKINGSWTWVGTNKTLTKEAENWAYKEPNNGGNNEDCVEIYIKREKDEGKWNDESCLKKKTALCYTASCKDNYCVRGQGECVETINSHYCSCFAGFNGTRCEHVIKCKPEDVTPPDHASVKCTHPYGNFSYDSKCEYSCEEGYELKGSSTRSCTSTTEWSGIPSTCELVQCPELIKPQKGHMQCQHPTGQFRYQSTCVFMCEEGYTLRDCSSSTLSCGAKGSWNDSQPTCEIIKCKPEDVTPPDHASVKCTHPYGNFSYDSKCEYSCEEGYELKGSSTRSCTSTTEWSGIPSTCELVQCPELIKPQKGHMQCQHPMGQFRYQSTCVFMCEEGYTLRDSSSSTLSCGAKGSWNDSQPTCEIIKCKPEDVTPPDHASVKCTHPYGNFSYNSKCEYSCEEGYELKGSSTRSCTSTTKWSGKPPTCELIHCPALESPVNGELSCTSSFNYGSKCSFSCTEGFNLQGASEISCTKAAKWGQEPPHCEAVLCPQLSEPINGHMNCSSEEPTFGTFCLFSCQEGHQLEDHSKKRVICNHNGSWSGEVAVCQAHPDPTALLQTTEVALGVSVATCASGLGVLLWILKRLRRKGKNFELNSTMDFDDPPQFYKNSVDSLI from the exons ATGACAATG GGCATCTTCAACAAAGTACCATTGAAATTTTTAGCTGCCATTGTTCTTATTTCTTCAG TGTTAAACTTATGGAGAGGCACTGAAGGCTGGTCATACCATTCTTCAAAAACCACTATGAACTGGGAATCTGCCAGACGCTGGTGCAGGCAGTATTACACCGACATGGTAGCCATCCAGAATAAAAAAGAGATTGACCACCTCAATGATGCTTTACCAAAAGTTCATGGATATTACTGGATTGGCATTCGTAAAATTAATGGCTCTTGGACCTGGGTGGGAACTAATAAGACACTTACAAAGGAAGCTGAAAACTGGGCATATAAAGAGCCCAATAATGGAGGGAATAATGAAGACTGTGTggaaatatacattaaaaggGAGAAAGATGAAGGAAAATGGAATGATGAGTCCTGCTTAAAGAAGAAGACTGCACTGTGCTACACAG CATCCTGTAAAGACAACTACTGTGTCAGGGGTCAAGGAGAGTGTGTCGAAACCATAAACAGCCATTACTGCTCATGCTTTGCGGGTTTCAATGGAACGCGATGTGAACACG taataaaatgcaaaccaGAGGACGTTACCCCAC CAGATCATGCTAGCGTCAAGTGCACTCATCCTTATGGCAACTTCTCATATGACTCTAAGTGTGAATATTCATGTGAAGAAGGTTATGAACTAAAGGGTTCCAGTACAAGAAGTTGCACTTCTACCACAGAGTGGTCGGGAATACCATCAACCTGTGAAT TGGTTCAATGTCCAGAGTTGATCAAACCACAGAAAGGCCATATGCAGTGCCAGCATCCCACGGGACAGTTCAGATACCAATCCacctgtgtgtttatgtgtgaagAAGGATACACACTGCGAGACTGCAGCTCTTCAACACTGTCCTGTGGGGCAAAGGGAAGCTGGAATGATTCACAACCCACTTGTGAAA taataaaatgcaaaccaGAGGACGTTACCCCACCAGATCATGCTAGCGTCAAGTGCACTCATCCTTATGGCAACTTCTCATATGACTCTAAGTGTGAATATTCATGTGAAGAAGGTTATGAACTAAAGGGCTCCAGTACAAGAAGTTGCACTTCTACCACAGAGTGGTCGGGAATACCATCAACCTGTGAAC TGGTTCAATGTCCAGAGTTGATCAAACCACAGAAAGGCCATATGCAGTGTCAGCATCCCATGGGCCAGTTCAGATACCAATCCacctgtgtgtttatgtgtgaagAAGGATACACACTGCGAGACTCCAGCTCCTCAACACTGTCCTGTGGGGCAAAGGGAAGCTGGAATGATTCACAACCCACTTGTGAAA taataaaatgcaaaccaGAAGACGTTACCCCACCAGATCATGCTAGCGTCAAGTGCACTCATCCTTATGGAAACTTCTCATATAACTCTAAGTGTGAATATTCATGTGAAGAAGGTTATGAACTAAAGGGTTCCAGTACAAGAAGTTGCACTTCTACCACTAAATGGTCAGGCAAACCACCAACCTGTGAAC TTATTCACTGCCCAGCCCTTGAAAGTCCTGTCAACGGAGAACTGAGCTGCACATCCAGCTTTAATTATGGGAGCAAATGCAGCTTCAGTTGTACTGAAGGATTCAACCTCCAGGGAGCTTCAGAGATCAGCTGTACAAAAGCAGCAAAATGGGGTCAGGAACCACCTCACTGTGAAG CAGTGCTCTGCCCACAACTTTCTGAGCCAATCAACGGGCATATGAACTGCTCATCTGAAGAACCTACCTTTGGCACCTTTTGCTTGTTCAGTTGCCAGGAAGGGCACCAACTTGAAGACCACAGTAAGAAGAGAGTGATATGCAACCACAATGGGAGCTGGTCAGGGGAAGTCGCAGTGTGTCAAG CTCATCCTGATCCCACTGCATTGCTGCAAACAACAGAGGTGGCTCTTGGTGTTTCAGTTGCTACCTGCGCCTCTGGTCTAGGCGTACTCCTCTGGATATTGAAAAGACTGAGGAGAAAAG GTAAAAATTTTGAACTGAACAG tacCATGGATTTTGACGATCCTCCACAGTTTTATAAGAACAGTGTTGACAGTCTCATATAG
- the LOC122324568 gene encoding E-selectin-like isoform X1: protein MTMGIFNKVPLKFLAAIVLISSVLNLWRGTEGWSYHSSKTTMNWESARRWCRQYYTDMVAIQNKKEIDHLNDALPKVHGYYWIGIRKINGSWTWVGTNKTLTKEAENWAYKEPNNGGNNEDCVEIYIKREKDEGKWNDESCLKKKTALCYTASCKDNYCVRGQGECVETINSHYCSCFAGFNGTRCEHVIKCKPEDVTPPDHASVKCTHPYGNFSYDSKCEYSCEEGYELKGSSTRSCTSTTEWSGIPSTCELVQCPELIKPQKGHMQCQHPTGQFRYQSTCVFMCEEGYTLRDCSSSTLSCGAKGSWNDSQPTCEIIKCKPEDVTPPDHASVKCTHPYGNFSYDSKCEYSCEEGYELKGSSTRSCTSTTEWSGIPSTCELVQCPELIKPQKGHMQCQHPMGQFRYQSTCVFMCEEGYTLRDSSSSTLSCGAKGSWNDSQPTCEIIKCKPEDVTPPDHASVKCTHPYGNFSYNSKCEYSCEEGYELKGSSTRSCTSTTKWSGKPPTCELIHCPALESPVNGELSCTSSFNYGSKCSFSCTEGFNLQGASEISCTKAAKWGQEPPHCEAVLCPQLSEPINGHMNCSSEEPTFGTFCLFSCQEGHQLEDHSKKRVICNHNGSWSGEVAVCQAHPDPTALLQTTEVALGVSVATCASGLGVLLWILKRLRRKGKNFELNSTMDFDDPPQFYKNSVDSLI from the exons ATGACAATG GGCATCTTCAACAAAGTACCATTGAAATTTTTAGCTGCCATTGTTCTTATTTCTTCAG TGTTAAACTTATGGAGAGGCACTGAAGGCTGGTCATACCATTCTTCAAAAACCACTATGAACTGGGAATCTGCCAGACGCTGGTGCAGGCAGTATTACACCGACATGGTAGCCATCCAGAATAAAAAAGAGATTGACCACCTCAATGATGCTTTACCAAAAGTTCATGGATATTACTGGATTGGCATTCGTAAAATTAATGGCTCTTGGACCTGGGTGGGAACTAATAAGACACTTACAAAGGAAGCTGAAAACTGGGCATATAAAGAGCCCAATAATGGAGGGAATAATGAAGACTGTGTggaaatatacattaaaaggGAGAAAGATGAAGGAAAATGGAATGATGAGTCCTGCTTAAAGAAGAAGACTGCACTGTGCTACACAG CATCCTGTAAAGACAACTACTGTGTCAGGGGTCAAGGAGAGTGTGTCGAAACCATAAACAGCCATTACTGCTCATGCTTTGCGGGTTTCAATGGAACGCGATGTGAACACG taataaaatgcaaaccaGAGGACGTTACCCCACCAG ATCATGCTAGCGTCAAGTGCACTCATCCTTATGGCAACTTCTCATATGACTCTAAGTGTGAATATTCATGTGAAGAAGGTTATGAACTAAAGGGTTCCAGTACAAGAAGTTGCACTTCTACCACAGAGTGGTCGGGAATACCATCAACCTGTGAAT TGGTTCAATGTCCAGAGTTGATCAAACCACAGAAAGGCCATATGCAGTGCCAGCATCCCACGGGACAGTTCAGATACCAATCCacctgtgtgtttatgtgtgaagAAGGATACACACTGCGAGACTGCAGCTCTTCAACACTGTCCTGTGGGGCAAAGGGAAGCTGGAATGATTCACAACCCACTTGTGAAA taataaaatgcaaaccaGAGGACGTTACCCCACCAGATCATGCTAGCGTCAAGTGCACTCATCCTTATGGCAACTTCTCATATGACTCTAAGTGTGAATATTCATGTGAAGAAGGTTATGAACTAAAGGGCTCCAGTACAAGAAGTTGCACTTCTACCACAGAGTGGTCGGGAATACCATCAACCTGTGAAC TGGTTCAATGTCCAGAGTTGATCAAACCACAGAAAGGCCATATGCAGTGTCAGCATCCCATGGGCCAGTTCAGATACCAATCCacctgtgtgtttatgtgtgaagAAGGATACACACTGCGAGACTCCAGCTCCTCAACACTGTCCTGTGGGGCAAAGGGAAGCTGGAATGATTCACAACCCACTTGTGAAA taataaaatgcaaaccaGAAGACGTTACCCCACCAGATCATGCTAGCGTCAAGTGCACTCATCCTTATGGAAACTTCTCATATAACTCTAAGTGTGAATATTCATGTGAAGAAGGTTATGAACTAAAGGGTTCCAGTACAAGAAGTTGCACTTCTACCACTAAATGGTCAGGCAAACCACCAACCTGTGAAC TTATTCACTGCCCAGCCCTTGAAAGTCCTGTCAACGGAGAACTGAGCTGCACATCCAGCTTTAATTATGGGAGCAAATGCAGCTTCAGTTGTACTGAAGGATTCAACCTCCAGGGAGCTTCAGAGATCAGCTGTACAAAAGCAGCAAAATGGGGTCAGGAACCACCTCACTGTGAAG CAGTGCTCTGCCCACAACTTTCTGAGCCAATCAACGGGCATATGAACTGCTCATCTGAAGAACCTACCTTTGGCACCTTTTGCTTGTTCAGTTGCCAGGAAGGGCACCAACTTGAAGACCACAGTAAGAAGAGAGTGATATGCAACCACAATGGGAGCTGGTCAGGGGAAGTCGCAGTGTGTCAAG CTCATCCTGATCCCACTGCATTGCTGCAAACAACAGAGGTGGCTCTTGGTGTTTCAGTTGCTACCTGCGCCTCTGGTCTAGGCGTACTCCTCTGGATATTGAAAAGACTGAGGAGAAAAG GTAAAAATTTTGAACTGAACAG tacCATGGATTTTGACGATCCTCCACAGTTTTATAAGAACAGTGTTGACAGTCTCATATAG
- the si:dkey-51e6.1 gene encoding 14 kDa phosphohistidine phosphatase codes for MADALSKVPDVDIDPEGKFKYILVNIKVKGGAEQKVIVRGTKTAEYHNHIFEKVNPAMEALGLECNCLGGGKIEHSNTDKKLRVFGESTGYGKADHAVTVEKLKSVFKDYEITME; via the exons ATGGCAGACGCTCTGAGCAAAGTTCCTGATGTCGACATTGATCCGGAGGGAaagtttaaatacatattagtgAACATAAAGGTTAAAGGTGGAGCGGAACAAAAAGTGATAGTTAGGGGAACTAAAACTGCGGAGTACCACA atcacatatttgaaaaagtaaatccTGCTATGGAGGCCTTGGGACTGGAGTGTAATTGTCTTGGTGGTGGCAagattgagcacagcaacaCAGACAAGAAACTTCGGGTGTTTGGAGAGTCTACG GGATATGGGAAGGCTGACCATGCTGTCACGGTGGAAAAGCTAAAATCGGTCTTCAAAGACTATGAAATCACAATGgaataa